From one Dyella sp. 2HG41-7 genomic stretch:
- a CDS encoding SAM-dependent methyltransferase translates to MDTTTLQHNISRGSLACVGMGMTLGSHLTPLARSHIEQADVVFAGLSDGIVELWLKRMNADVRSLQPYYKEGKSRLKTYKEWVEVMMTEVRAGKRVCGVFYGHPGIFAWSPHKAIAAARAEGFEAHMEPGISAEDCLYADLGIDPGKFGCQHYEASQLLFYERRIDLAAYLVLWQVGVVGDRSLGRFNTGPAYKQVLVDMLSKDYPLDHEVIIYRGATLPIEKPRIRRVALRDLPYTPFTVEETVVLPPAEPLKPNIAMRERLEALDKQEEANSAA, encoded by the coding sequence ATGGATACGACAACGCTTCAGCACAACATTTCGCGCGGCAGCCTGGCCTGTGTAGGCATGGGCATGACCCTGGGCTCCCACCTGACGCCACTGGCGCGCAGCCATATCGAGCAGGCGGACGTGGTGTTCGCCGGGCTTTCCGACGGCATCGTGGAGCTATGGCTCAAGCGCATGAATGCGGATGTGCGCAGCCTTCAGCCTTACTACAAAGAAGGCAAGTCGCGATTGAAGACCTACAAGGAATGGGTCGAAGTGATGATGACCGAAGTGCGCGCCGGCAAGCGGGTTTGCGGCGTGTTTTACGGGCATCCGGGCATCTTTGCGTGGTCGCCGCACAAAGCCATCGCTGCTGCGCGCGCGGAAGGCTTCGAGGCGCACATGGAGCCCGGCATTTCCGCTGAAGACTGTCTTTATGCCGATCTGGGTATCGATCCCGGCAAGTTCGGTTGCCAGCATTACGAAGCTAGCCAACTGCTTTTCTACGAGCGACGCATCGATCTGGCGGCGTATTTGGTGCTGTGGCAAGTCGGCGTGGTCGGCGATCGTTCGCTGGGGCGCTTCAACACCGGGCCCGCGTACAAGCAGGTGCTGGTGGATATGCTGAGCAAGGACTATCCGCTCGACCACGAAGTGATCATTTATCGCGGGGCTACGCTGCCGATCGAAAAGCCGCGCATCCGTCGCGTGGCCTTGCGCGATTTGCCCTATACGCCGTTTACGGTCGAGGAAACCGTGGTGCTGCCGCCGGCCGAACCGCTCAAGCCGAATATCGCGATGCGGGAACGGCTTGAGGCCTTGGATAAGCAGGAAGAGGCAAATAGCGCGGCCTGA
- a CDS encoding methyl-accepting chemotaxis protein, whose protein sequence is MPRLPLRLFRVTLRRLLLLRLAGILALLIVVGVLCAMALTKADQRIQSVVGDTLAPISDVGRIQSDYNNDFQALSHAVLMRLPSAVDDAATAIKSNHVDIERYWNPLLQSGLGAQQKSLLALAIQHRKDAEQSMDETLTLLQAGQFDIAQLKLATDVQPALVPLQSDFTNLFESALTSGKTEAQSQHVANRRGLITLLIAFAGALLLAALSDGMLIRALGARLRMASGVATRIARGELGEAITVGRDDEIGQLLRALAAMDRQLADVVHKVRLSATTVREDAQLLEDNTRALNRRTQSQAATLEESSASMEEMAASVAEASAMAEQAHRVAIASRQLAEQGQDVVGQTVAAMDAIDRSGQRIAEFVGLINDVAFQTNLLALNAAVEAARAGEHGRGFAVVAAEVRQLAQRCSAAAREVKQSIEESRDAVQDGRQFARRSGEALTNIVASATQVSEKVAGAADASREQKAGIEQVNQAIAGMDAVTQENAALVQRTARMSNAMHSSAEALLHQMGFFRIKEGDAEPEHVVSGNVISLNDHAKPVLDKAA, encoded by the coding sequence ATGCCTCGCCTCCCGCTTCGCTTGTTCCGTGTCACGCTGCGCCGGCTGTTGTTGCTTCGCCTTGCCGGCATTCTCGCGCTCCTGATCGTCGTGGGCGTGTTGTGCGCCATGGCGCTCACCAAGGCCGATCAGCGCATTCAATCCGTTGTCGGCGACACGCTCGCGCCGATCTCCGACGTCGGCCGCATTCAGAGCGATTACAACAACGATTTCCAGGCGCTGTCGCACGCCGTGTTGATGCGTCTGCCGTCCGCCGTGGACGATGCCGCCACCGCAATCAAAAGCAACCACGTGGATATCGAGCGCTATTGGAACCCGCTGTTGCAAAGCGGCCTCGGCGCCCAGCAGAAGTCCTTGCTTGCGCTCGCCATCCAGCACCGCAAGGATGCCGAGCAATCGATGGACGAAACGCTCACCCTGCTGCAAGCCGGCCAATTCGACATTGCGCAGCTGAAACTTGCGACCGACGTGCAACCTGCCCTGGTTCCGCTGCAAAGCGACTTCACCAATCTGTTCGAAAGCGCGCTGACGTCCGGCAAGACGGAGGCGCAAAGCCAGCATGTCGCCAATCGCCGCGGATTGATCACGCTGCTTATCGCCTTCGCCGGTGCGCTGCTGCTGGCAGCACTCAGCGACGGCATGCTGATACGCGCGCTTGGCGCACGCTTGCGCATGGCATCTGGCGTCGCTACGCGCATTGCACGTGGCGAACTGGGCGAAGCCATCACCGTCGGCCGCGACGACGAAATCGGCCAATTGCTGCGCGCGCTGGCCGCCATGGACCGACAGCTCGCGGATGTGGTGCACAAAGTTCGCTTGAGCGCCACCACCGTGCGCGAAGATGCGCAACTGCTGGAAGACAACACCCGCGCCTTGAACCGTCGCACGCAATCGCAAGCCGCCACGCTGGAGGAAAGTTCCGCCTCGATGGAAGAGATGGCGGCCAGCGTCGCAGAAGCCTCGGCGATGGCCGAACAGGCGCATCGCGTGGCTATCGCCTCACGCCAACTCGCCGAACAGGGGCAAGACGTCGTCGGGCAGACGGTCGCTGCGATGGACGCCATCGACCGCTCCGGCCAGCGCATCGCCGAATTTGTTGGCTTGATCAACGATGTGGCGTTCCAAACCAACCTGCTCGCCTTGAACGCCGCGGTGGAAGCGGCGCGCGCCGGCGAACACGGCCGCGGCTTTGCAGTAGTCGCCGCCGAAGTGCGGCAGCTTGCGCAACGCTGTTCGGCCGCCGCACGCGAGGTGAAGCAGTCGATCGAAGAAAGCCGTGACGCCGTGCAGGATGGCCGCCAATTCGCGCGACGTTCCGGCGAAGCACTCACGAATATCGTGGCTAGCGCGACGCAGGTTTCAGAAAAAGTAGCCGGCGCTGCAGACGCCAGTCGCGAACAAAAAGCCGGTATCGAGCAGGTCAATCAAGCCATCGCCGGCATGGACGCCGTCACCCAGGAAAACGCCGCACTCGTGCAACGCACCGCTCGCATGAGCAACGCCATGCACAGCAGCGCCGAAGCGCTCTTGCACCAGATGGGCTTCTTCCGCATCAAGGAAGGCGATGCGGAACCCGAACACGTCGTAAGCGGCAACGTCATTTCACTCAACGATCACGCCAAGCCCGTTCTGGATAAGGCCGCCTGA
- a CDS encoding GGDEF domain-containing protein — protein MLRLRSRFTLWPIIVAMAWSALVQVGYAAMSISNPAEFLEQAESVHAVDHARFVQMLAQIHREAPPLKPAEQWHLRYLDAWEAMFEGDYAKSETELRDVIDHSGDPTLAAKALAQLMDNLATNRRYEEAFAMANRLTAGLSQITDRKTRFWLFYELSQMSNYAGQIDLAIQYAHMAADSAPPGSSLCFPYYLQVAALYNGKRLTSGSPELHEAIETCDASKYPVTANAAWLILVSLHLDENQPAKAMALLDHIEPAIRASHYYPHMLSSQVQRAQAYAELGDDNSAKTAALAAIGMSHPNEISEWLMVAYDVLYKAEKKLGHSAAALSYYEHYAAQDKGYLDDISARSLAYEVAQQNMLMQKFETERLSKQNNILRLQQQLATKAVETSRLYIVLLIMVLVFIVFWLFRLKRSQLRFKILARLDGLTGVFNHQHFIGEAERALRGLEKKHGVACLISIDLDHFKQVNDTHGHAIGDAVLKHTVAICKQHLRPTDLFGRLGGEEFGILLMGCSRDQGAAIADRIRMAIEATPMDKDECVVAFSASIGLVSTETCGYDLHQLWREADSALYRAKRTGRNRLIVDTGSDVLLSA, from the coding sequence ATGCTCCGGCTACGCAGCCGCTTCACGCTATGGCCCATCATCGTGGCCATGGCTTGGAGCGCGCTCGTACAGGTCGGTTACGCGGCCATGTCGATTTCCAATCCAGCCGAATTTCTGGAACAGGCTGAAAGCGTGCATGCGGTCGATCATGCGCGATTCGTGCAGATGCTGGCGCAAATTCACCGCGAAGCGCCGCCATTGAAGCCCGCCGAGCAATGGCACCTGCGTTATCTCGATGCATGGGAAGCCATGTTCGAAGGCGACTATGCGAAGTCGGAGACTGAGCTTCGCGACGTTATCGATCACTCCGGTGATCCAACGCTCGCCGCCAAGGCATTGGCGCAATTAATGGACAACCTTGCGACGAACCGTCGTTACGAGGAGGCGTTCGCGATGGCGAATCGCCTGACGGCCGGCTTATCGCAAATCACGGATCGCAAAACGCGTTTCTGGCTGTTTTACGAGCTGTCGCAAATGTCCAACTATGCGGGCCAGATCGATCTGGCGATCCAATACGCGCATATGGCGGCCGATAGCGCGCCTCCCGGCAGCTCGCTGTGTTTTCCTTACTACTTGCAGGTTGCGGCGCTCTACAACGGCAAACGGCTGACGTCGGGCAGCCCTGAACTGCACGAGGCCATCGAGACGTGCGATGCCTCGAAGTACCCGGTAACCGCCAACGCGGCATGGCTGATTTTGGTCAGCCTTCATCTGGACGAAAACCAGCCCGCCAAAGCCATGGCCCTGCTGGATCACATCGAGCCGGCCATCCGCGCCAGCCACTACTACCCGCACATGCTTTCGTCGCAGGTGCAACGCGCGCAGGCGTACGCAGAGCTCGGAGATGACAACAGCGCGAAAACCGCAGCGCTCGCCGCCATCGGCATGAGTCATCCGAACGAAATCAGCGAGTGGCTGATGGTGGCGTACGACGTCCTTTACAAGGCTGAAAAAAAGCTCGGTCACAGCGCCGCTGCGCTTTCGTATTACGAACATTACGCCGCTCAGGACAAGGGTTATCTCGACGACATCAGCGCGCGTTCGTTAGCTTACGAAGTGGCTCAGCAGAATATGCTGATGCAAAAATTCGAGACCGAAAGACTGAGCAAGCAGAACAATATTCTGAGATTGCAGCAGCAACTCGCCACCAAGGCGGTCGAGACCAGCCGGCTGTATATCGTGCTGCTGATTATGGTGCTGGTGTTTATTGTTTTTTGGCTGTTCCGGCTTAAGCGCTCGCAACTTCGCTTCAAGATACTGGCTCGCCTCGACGGTCTTACTGGTGTTTTCAATCATCAGCACTTTATCGGCGAGGCCGAGCGTGCGCTTCGCGGGCTGGAGAAAAAGCACGGTGTCGCTTGCTTGATCTCCATCGATCTGGATCACTTCAAGCAAGTCAACGATACGCACGGCCATGCCATCGGCGACGCGGTGTTGAAGCACACGGTCGCTATCTGCAAACAACATCTGCGTCCCACCGATTTGTTCGGTCGCCTGGGCGGTGAGGAATTCGGTATTTTGCTAATGGGGTGTTCGCGCGATCAGGGCGCGGCCATTGCCGATCGTATCCGCATGGCGATCGAAGCCACGCCGATGGATAAAGACGAATGTGTCGTGGCGTTTTCCGCCAGTATCGGTCTTGTCTCCACCGAAACCTGCGGCTACGACCTGCATCAACTTTGGCGCGAAGCAGACTCGGCGCTCTATCGCGCCAAGCGCACGGGACGCAATCGACTTATCGTCGACACCGGCAGCGACGTTCTGCTTAGCGCGTAA
- a CDS encoding GGDEF domain-containing protein — protein sequence MVFLRDNTRSPSLLDRAPHGLTAVFQPLIRLDTMDVIAHEGLARSTELLGNISTPELLNLARSGGRLGEFELIAARTVCSAFAAQKTHGRLLVNLSAQAFMQESIKPDDLLAALGSGGMDLSRITIELTERDIVDEPARLANALGYLRAHGVRFALDDFGNGHSNFEMWNEIHPEVVKIDRYLIHGLAKSAERLAIVRALCQVAETLGADLVGEGVEEVDDLRMLRELGISYAQGFLLGRPAPQTIDVIDNTVREALDRTTIAVLPRPRGPVTQRPMHLGHLVIDAPSLTVRHTNNDVVTIFSQFPELHALAVVEDERPIGLINRRVFSERMAQPYTRELYGRKSCAAFMHEAPLMCDVRQSLESMADILRGQDQRYLSDGFVITREGLYLGLGTGESLVRRVTELRIEAARYANPLTFLPGNIPVTEHVARLLRAELPFTVAYVDLNHFKPFNDQYGYFRGDEMIRLLAGILTAHVNPRCDFVGHIGGDDFLLVLQSHDWEDRCRHMVELFNQRAYALFTDEDIARRGIVGEDRHGNTQFFPITTVAIGAVRVAPPFPGHPETLATLAARAKRHAKRAQVGFYLLSGETPWPAQAGTA from the coding sequence ATGGTTTTCCTTCGCGACAACACACGCTCTCCCTCGCTGCTAGACCGTGCGCCACACGGTCTGACAGCCGTGTTTCAGCCGTTGATACGGTTAGACACCATGGACGTGATCGCGCATGAAGGCCTCGCCCGATCCACCGAACTGCTCGGCAATATCAGTACGCCGGAATTGTTGAACCTTGCGCGCTCCGGCGGCCGGCTTGGCGAATTCGAGCTGATCGCGGCGCGCACCGTGTGCAGCGCATTCGCGGCGCAAAAAACGCACGGTCGATTGCTCGTGAATCTGAGCGCGCAAGCGTTTATGCAGGAATCGATCAAGCCCGACGATTTATTAGCCGCACTTGGCTCCGGCGGCATGGATTTAAGCCGCATCACCATCGAATTGACCGAGCGCGATATCGTCGACGAACCTGCACGCCTCGCCAACGCGCTGGGTTATCTGCGCGCGCACGGCGTGCGCTTCGCGTTGGACGATTTCGGCAACGGCCATTCCAACTTCGAGATGTGGAACGAAATCCATCCCGAAGTCGTAAAGATCGATCGTTATCTGATTCATGGCCTAGCCAAAAGCGCCGAACGCCTCGCGATCGTGCGCGCGCTATGCCAGGTCGCCGAAACGCTCGGTGCCGACCTGGTTGGCGAAGGCGTCGAAGAAGTCGACGATTTGCGCATGCTGCGCGAGCTCGGCATTTCGTATGCGCAAGGATTTCTGCTCGGTCGCCCCGCGCCGCAAACGATCGATGTGATCGACAACACCGTGCGCGAGGCGCTGGATCGCACCACCATTGCCGTACTGCCGCGCCCGCGCGGGCCGGTGACGCAGCGTCCCATGCATCTGGGCCATCTGGTGATCGATGCACCGTCGTTGACGGTTCGTCACACCAATAACGATGTCGTCACCATCTTCTCGCAGTTTCCAGAACTGCACGCGCTGGCTGTGGTGGAGGACGAACGACCGATCGGCCTGATCAACCGACGCGTTTTCAGCGAGCGCATGGCGCAGCCTTACACGCGCGAACTTTACGGACGCAAAAGCTGCGCTGCGTTTATGCACGAAGCGCCGTTGATGTGCGACGTGCGCCAATCGCTGGAGAGCATGGCGGATATTCTGCGGGGACAGGATCAGCGCTACCTCAGCGACGGTTTTGTAATTACGCGCGAAGGCTTGTATCTGGGCCTTGGCACGGGCGAATCGTTGGTGCGGCGTGTAACAGAATTACGCATCGAAGCGGCGCGCTATGCGAACCCGCTTACGTTTCTGCCCGGCAATATTCCGGTCACCGAACATGTAGCGCGACTGCTCCGTGCCGAACTCCCCTTCACCGTGGCCTACGTCGATCTCAACCACTTCAAGCCGTTCAACGACCAATACGGTTATTTCCGCGGCGACGAAATGATCCGACTGCTGGCCGGCATTTTGACGGCGCACGTGAATCCGCGTTGCGATTTCGTCGGCCACATCGGCGGCGACGATTTTCTATTGGTGCTGCAGAGCCACGACTGGGAGGACCGCTGCCGCCATATGGTGGAATTGTTCAACCAGCGCGCTTACGCCTTGTTTACCGACGAGGATATCGCTCGTCGCGGCATCGTCGGCGAAGACCGCCACGGCAATACGCAGTTCTTTCCCATCACCACTGTCGCGATCGGCGCGGTGCGCGTTGCGCCGCCCTTCCCCGGACATCCGGAAACGCTCGCTACGTTGGCCGCGCGTGCGAAAAGGCACGCCAAGCGCGCGCAGGTGGGTTTCTATTTGCTCTCTGGGGAAACGCCGTGGCCTGCGCAGGCCGGCACGGCTTAA